From one Henriciella marina DSM 19595 genomic stretch:
- the recJ gene encoding single-stranded-DNA-specific exonuclease RecJ, giving the protein MPESGFLFNVSQSLGDRYWSLADADDTSVRQLSLSLGTPDFISRLLSLRGIGAGAAEGFLSPTLRETFPDPTTFKDMEKAAGLILDAIIDGKNVTVFADYDVDGGTSSALLARYFRAWERELGLYVPDRLTEGYGPSPAAFRYLKEQGADLVITVDCGAAATEALEESRTIGLPVIVIDHHLMGHEWPEVAALVNPNRPDDASGYGHLAAAGVVYVMLAALNAEARKRGIAPPTGLPNILEWLDLCALGTLCDMSPLHDANRAFVHQGLKIMARDGNPGLRALADVAGIGKIESVYHATFVLGPRLNAGGRVGDPWLAAKLLATDDRQEAIELAERLHGLNDERKAVEAHILEIATAQAERQLERDPDSHVLVVSGEGWHPGVIGIVAGRIKDRFHRPTIVIGWGDDLGPVAKGSARSVRGVNIGDAIGHAAKSGHILSGGGHAMAGGLSLRPEQIEPFSAWLNTHLSEFATERDAARELRVDALLDAGAITPETFDQIARLGPFGQGAPEPYFALTDMHVTHTRPIGANHLRLTAESSSGRVEALSWRSVGTPLGDALQGRGRFHLVGRLKCDVWNGRRRAQFELIDAAPVDTGRT; this is encoded by the coding sequence TGTCCTTGCGCGGCATTGGCGCGGGCGCCGCTGAGGGTTTCCTGTCGCCAACGCTTCGCGAGACGTTTCCAGACCCGACGACTTTCAAGGACATGGAAAAAGCCGCCGGCCTGATTCTCGATGCCATCATCGACGGCAAGAACGTGACGGTCTTTGCTGACTATGACGTCGACGGGGGCACATCTTCGGCGCTCCTTGCCCGCTACTTCAGGGCATGGGAGCGCGAGCTGGGGCTCTACGTCCCTGATCGCCTGACCGAAGGCTATGGTCCGTCACCTGCCGCGTTCCGCTATTTGAAAGAGCAGGGCGCCGATCTCGTTATTACCGTGGACTGCGGCGCAGCGGCCACCGAAGCGCTGGAAGAATCGCGCACAATCGGCCTGCCGGTTATCGTCATCGACCACCACCTTATGGGCCATGAATGGCCGGAAGTTGCCGCGCTCGTAAATCCCAATCGGCCCGACGACGCCTCTGGCTACGGGCATCTCGCAGCGGCGGGAGTCGTCTATGTGATGCTGGCGGCCTTGAACGCCGAAGCGAGAAAACGCGGTATCGCACCTCCCACTGGCTTGCCGAATATCCTTGAATGGCTGGACCTTTGCGCGCTCGGCACGCTTTGCGACATGTCACCGCTGCACGATGCCAACCGCGCTTTCGTGCATCAGGGCCTCAAGATCATGGCGCGCGACGGCAATCCGGGGCTGAGAGCGCTCGCCGATGTGGCTGGCATAGGCAAGATCGAAAGCGTTTATCACGCGACCTTCGTACTTGGACCGCGGCTCAATGCCGGCGGCCGCGTTGGCGACCCATGGCTTGCGGCCAAATTGCTGGCGACCGACGACCGGCAGGAAGCGATCGAACTGGCCGAACGGCTGCATGGCCTCAATGATGAGCGCAAGGCCGTCGAAGCGCACATTCTGGAAATCGCAACAGCCCAGGCCGAACGCCAGCTGGAGCGGGACCCGGACAGTCATGTGCTGGTTGTCTCCGGCGAAGGCTGGCATCCGGGCGTCATCGGTATCGTGGCCGGGCGGATCAAGGACAGGTTCCACCGCCCAACCATTGTCATTGGCTGGGGCGATGACCTTGGCCCTGTGGCCAAGGGCTCGGCGCGGTCGGTTCGCGGGGTGAATATTGGCGATGCGATCGGTCATGCCGCCAAGAGCGGGCATATTCTCTCTGGCGGAGGCCACGCGATGGCGGGCGGTCTCAGCCTCCGCCCCGAACAGATCGAGCCCTTCTCTGCCTGGCTGAATACACATCTCAGCGAGTTCGCGACCGAGCGCGATGCCGCGCGGGAGCTTCGCGTCGACGCGCTTCTCGATGCCGGGGCGATTACGCCGGAGACCTTCGATCAGATTGCGCGTCTCGGCCCCTTCGGCCAGGGCGCGCCAGAGCCATATTTTGCGCTGACCGACATGCACGTCACGCATACGAGGCCCATAGGCGCCAATCATCTGCGGCTCACGGCCGAAAGCTCAAGCGGGCGGGTCGAGGCACTTAGCTGGCGTAGCGTTGGCACCCCGCTCGGCGATGCCTTGCAGGGCAGGGGCCGCTTTCATCTGGTCGGGCGCCTGAAATGCGATGTCTGGAACGGGCGCCGGCGCGCCCAGTTCGAGCTCATAGACGCAGCGCCTGTCGATACCGGGCGGACCTGA